From Priestia aryabhattai, one genomic window encodes:
- a CDS encoding ATP-binding protein codes for MPVCPSCNYKEDYNFCRMCGTQVRHTFAKQEDQLFYPLKDRIITDDNKPKHQTILSHTRDLVCAITEDGIYEYASPSYAKTLGVYPDELIGQHVLINAYPEDKHIISTVLANMSKTKGASTFEYRKFHVNGTIVLLECKGAPIITSTGEIEGFVFVSRDVTEKRQAEKKMRNSEKLSVIGHLAASIAHEVRNPLTTIKGFVQLFCETQQPKKTMIYQDLIQHELSQIEHIIAEFMSLAKQEYVYTENLVITDLLDEVLKQFEPVTGVKNIHIIRHYSKEHPLLISGKKIQITQAFIHIIQNAVDSMESGGKLAVSIEKSARETLCIVIKDSGCGIDSKRIPHLGEPFYTTKERGIGLGLTICNKIINEHKGFFHVSSKKNDGTSITITLPMKTSELYVVEA; via the coding sequence ATGCCCGTTTGTCCTTCTTGTAACTATAAGGAAGATTATAATTTTTGCAGAATGTGTGGCACTCAAGTTCGGCACACCTTTGCCAAACAGGAAGATCAGCTTTTTTATCCTTTAAAAGATCGAATCATTACGGATGACAATAAACCAAAGCATCAGACTATTTTATCTCATACCCGTGATTTAGTATGTGCTATTACTGAAGATGGCATTTATGAATATGCTTCTCCTTCTTACGCTAAAACGTTAGGCGTTTATCCTGATGAGCTTATTGGACAACATGTGCTCATCAATGCGTATCCCGAAGACAAGCACATAATCTCCACTGTTTTAGCTAACATGAGTAAAACAAAAGGTGCCTCCACATTTGAATACCGAAAGTTTCATGTAAATGGCACTATCGTTTTATTAGAATGTAAAGGCGCTCCAATTATCACATCTACTGGAGAAATTGAAGGTTTTGTATTTGTATCACGAGACGTAACAGAAAAAAGACAAGCAGAGAAAAAGATGCGAAATTCAGAAAAACTCTCTGTCATTGGCCACCTTGCTGCAAGTATCGCACATGAGGTTCGGAATCCTTTGACAACCATTAAAGGGTTTGTACAACTGTTCTGCGAAACACAGCAGCCGAAAAAAACAATGATTTATCAAGATCTCATTCAGCATGAACTCTCACAAATTGAACATATCATCGCAGAGTTTATGAGTTTAGCTAAACAAGAGTACGTATATACAGAAAACCTTGTTATTACAGACTTGCTAGATGAGGTATTAAAGCAATTTGAACCGGTTACTGGAGTCAAAAACATCCACATCATTCGCCATTATTCAAAAGAACATCCTCTGCTCATTAGTGGAAAAAAAATACAGATAACCCAAGCATTTATTCATATTATACAAAATGCCGTTGATTCTATGGAAAGCGGCGGCAAGCTGGCTGTATCGATTGAAAAATCAGCTAGAGAAACGCTCTGCATCGTGATAAAAGACAGTGGATGTGGAATTGACTCAAAGCGTATCCCTCATCTTGGAGAGCCTTTTTATACAACAAAAGAACGAGGAATAGGCCTTGGACTAACAATTTGCAACAAAATTATTAACGAACATAAAGGTTTTTTTCATGTATCCAGTAAAAAAAATGACGGCACAAGCATTACTATTACACTTCCTATGAAAACGAGTGAACTTTATGTAGTAGAAGCGTGA
- a CDS encoding metal-dependent hydrolase → MRYHTHIATSIAAGAGVAITGDASFTFPYVVGIAIGALLPDIDEPNSYIGRRSLGLAKVIKSIFGHRGITHSILASGLIFYLHTMYDNDFTLGIAYGYAFHILGDFFSKRGVPFFSPLSKKKFKPPLTYETGSRAETLIFYLAVIGSFYMLYKYQLYTQLF, encoded by the coding sequence TTGAGATATCACACACATATTGCAACATCGATTGCTGCCGGTGCCGGTGTGGCTATAACAGGAGACGCTTCGTTTACATTTCCTTATGTGGTAGGCATTGCGATTGGAGCGCTGCTTCCTGATATTGATGAACCAAATTCATATATTGGTAGAAGGTCTCTTGGTCTCGCAAAAGTGATTAAATCTATTTTTGGACACCGAGGTATTACGCATTCTATTCTTGCAAGCGGACTTATTTTTTATTTACATACGATGTATGACAACGATTTCACATTAGGAATAGCCTATGGATACGCTTTTCATATTCTTGGAGATTTCTTTTCTAAACGAGGGGTACCTTTTTTCTCCCCTCTTAGCAAGAAGAAGTTTAAGCCTCCTTTAACATATGAAACAGGTAGTAGAGCAGAGACTCTCATCTTTTACCTAGCAGTGATAGGAAGTTTTTATATGCTTTATAAGTATCAGCTGTACACCCAGCTGTTTTAA
- a CDS encoding NAD-dependent succinate-semialdehyde dehydrogenase: MKQANLYINGEFVSTNDTYEVVNPATNEVVATVAKGGEKEAKLAADAAYEAFQTWSKKTAEERGKLLFKWHQLIEEHTDELAEIMTVEQGKPLKEAKGEIGYANGFVSWYAEEGKRIYGETIPASSPNKRLFAHKQPVGVMAAITPWNFPAAMITRKVAPALAAGCTAVIKPAEQTPLTALRLAELAQEAGIPKGVINVVTGDAKAIGEAWLQDGRVRKLSFTGSTEVGKLLMRGAADTVKKVSLELGGHAPFIVTANADLDKAVTNAIASKFRNAGQTCVCTNRIYVHESIAKPFAEQFAAAVSQLKVGDGLEEGTDIGPLIDEKALEKVKRHLADVVEKGGNVLTGGSVREEGSGLFVEPTVVDGATDDMLCMYEETFGPIAPIATYQTEEEVIRRANNSPYGLAAYVFTENISEAIRIAEALEYGIVGLNDGLPSTPQAPFGGFKESGLGREGGHYGIEEYLEVKYISLGF; this comes from the coding sequence ATGAAGCAAGCAAACTTATATATTAACGGAGAATTTGTTTCAACAAATGATACATACGAAGTGGTAAATCCAGCGACAAATGAAGTAGTAGCTACTGTTGCAAAAGGCGGAGAAAAAGAAGCGAAGCTAGCAGCAGATGCTGCCTATGAGGCGTTTCAAACATGGTCTAAAAAAACAGCGGAAGAACGCGGTAAATTATTATTTAAATGGCATCAGCTGATCGAAGAACACACCGATGAACTGGCTGAAATAATGACAGTCGAGCAAGGTAAGCCTCTTAAAGAAGCAAAAGGTGAAATTGGCTACGCCAACGGATTCGTTTCATGGTATGCAGAAGAAGGAAAACGCATTTATGGGGAAACAATTCCAGCTTCTTCTCCTAATAAACGATTATTTGCTCATAAGCAACCTGTGGGAGTCATGGCAGCTATTACACCGTGGAACTTCCCGGCAGCAATGATTACACGTAAAGTAGCGCCAGCTTTAGCAGCTGGATGTACAGCGGTTATTAAACCGGCAGAACAAACGCCACTAACGGCTCTTCGTCTAGCAGAGCTGGCACAAGAAGCAGGTATCCCAAAAGGCGTAATTAATGTAGTTACGGGAGATGCAAAAGCGATTGGAGAAGCATGGCTTCAAGATGGACGTGTACGTAAACTATCGTTTACGGGCTCTACAGAGGTAGGTAAACTGTTAATGCGCGGAGCAGCTGATACGGTTAAAAAAGTGTCTTTAGAATTAGGAGGACACGCTCCGTTTATCGTAACAGCAAATGCTGATTTGGATAAAGCAGTAACAAATGCAATTGCTTCTAAATTTCGTAACGCTGGTCAAACATGCGTATGTACAAACCGCATCTATGTGCACGAGTCCATTGCTAAACCGTTTGCAGAACAGTTTGCAGCGGCTGTTAGCCAGCTGAAAGTGGGAGATGGCTTGGAAGAAGGCACGGATATTGGACCTTTAATCGATGAAAAAGCGTTAGAAAAAGTAAAGCGCCATTTAGCTGATGTTGTAGAAAAAGGTGGGAACGTCTTAACGGGAGGATCTGTACGTGAAGAGGGAAGCGGACTGTTTGTTGAACCTACGGTTGTAGATGGTGCAACAGATGATATGCTTTGTATGTACGAGGAAACATTCGGACCAATTGCTCCAATTGCGACGTATCAAACAGAAGAAGAAGTTATTCGCCGTGCAAATAACTCGCCTTACGGATTAGCAGCCTATGTGTTCACTGAAAATATTTCAGAAGCTATTCGTATTGCTGAAGCTTTAGAATATGGTATTGTAGGACTAAATGATGGACTACCTTCTACACCACAAGCGCCGTTTGGAGGCTTTAAAGAAAGTGGACTTGGACGTGAAGGCGGACATTATGGAATTGAAGAATATTTAGAAGTAAAATATATTTCTTTAGGCTTTTAA
- a CDS encoding sigma-54 interaction domain-containing protein, giving the protein MTIHKKHIQQINDELYDIFESSFDEIFVTDANGYVLVVNSECEKNYALKVEDFIGKHVKELQEMGIFYPSATLKVIESNQAIELVQKTNSGRYLHVRTRPVFTNDGHLKSVISYSRDLTDLMELKRKVEEMEEQLENYKKELNEAVDLEGIVTKSEAMKKVFSTIQRVAFVNTTVLLLGETGVGKSRVAKLLHQLSTRKQQPYHELNCAALPEQLIESELFGYEGGTFTGAFREGKKGIIELSNEGTLFLDEIGELSLSAQSKLLHVLQDRTIRPVGSTRAVSIDVRIIAATNQNLEQMVEEGKFRRDLYYRLNVVPITIPPLRERKEDILPLVYQFLHHFNTLYERNVRLSPKALDAFLGQEWKGNVREVENIIERLVVTGEEMITLKDLPFAKEFAIDPPVHTLPEMIEHVEKEMVIKAFEQHRSSYKVAEQLGISQSQASRKIRKYVSDSTEQ; this is encoded by the coding sequence ATGACCATTCATAAAAAGCATATTCAGCAAATTAACGACGAACTTTACGATATATTTGAGTCATCATTTGATGAAATCTTTGTAACTGATGCAAATGGGTATGTATTAGTTGTAAATTCAGAGTGTGAAAAAAATTATGCTTTGAAAGTGGAAGATTTTATTGGAAAGCACGTAAAAGAACTTCAGGAAATGGGTATTTTTTATCCTTCGGCCACGTTAAAAGTGATTGAATCTAATCAAGCGATCGAATTGGTTCAAAAAACAAACTCCGGCCGGTATCTTCATGTGCGGACAAGGCCGGTATTTACAAACGACGGGCATTTAAAAAGCGTTATTAGCTATTCTCGAGATCTCACAGACTTAATGGAATTAAAACGAAAAGTGGAAGAGATGGAAGAACAGCTTGAAAATTATAAAAAAGAGTTAAACGAAGCTGTGGATTTAGAAGGCATTGTGACAAAAAGCGAAGCGATGAAAAAAGTTTTTTCAACAATTCAACGAGTTGCTTTTGTAAATACAACCGTTCTTTTACTTGGAGAAACAGGCGTGGGAAAAAGCAGAGTAGCAAAACTGCTTCACCAGCTTAGTACAAGAAAACAGCAGCCGTATCATGAGCTTAATTGTGCAGCACTTCCTGAACAGCTTATTGAATCAGAGCTATTTGGTTATGAAGGTGGTACGTTCACTGGAGCATTTCGAGAAGGGAAAAAAGGTATCATTGAGCTTTCGAACGAAGGCACGCTTTTTTTAGATGAGATTGGCGAACTTTCTCTTTCAGCACAAAGTAAATTGCTCCATGTGTTGCAAGACCGGACAATTCGTCCCGTGGGTTCAACAAGAGCAGTATCAATAGATGTGCGAATTATTGCTGCTACGAATCAAAATCTAGAGCAAATGGTGGAAGAAGGAAAGTTTAGACGTGATTTGTACTATCGACTTAACGTGGTGCCGATTACCATTCCACCTTTACGAGAGCGAAAAGAAGATATTTTGCCTCTTGTCTATCAGTTTCTTCACCATTTTAATACGTTATACGAACGTAATGTACGCTTATCACCAAAGGCGTTAGATGCGTTTTTAGGACAAGAATGGAAAGGAAACGTTCGTGAAGTGGAAAATATCATTGAGCGTCTGGTTGTTACAGGGGAAGAAATGATTACGCTTAAAGATTTGCCTTTTGCAAAAGAGTTTGCTATCGATCCACCTGTGCACACGCTTCCTGAAATGATTGAACATGTGGAAAAAGAAATGGTCATAAAGGCGTTTGAACAGCATAGGTCGTCTTACAAAGTAGCGGAGCAACTTGGTATTAGCCAATCGCAAGCCAGTCGTAAAATTCGAAAGTACGTTTCGGACAGCACCGAACAGTGA
- the gabT gene encoding 4-aminobutyrate--2-oxoglutarate transaminase, with product MSQTFSKVATNLPGENAKQLLDRRHRAIPKGVSYGIPTFADTAEGAIVKDVDGNTFIDFVGAIGTINVGHSHPKVKEALHKQVDRFIHTGFNVMMYESYVELAERLAAIAPGEFEKKVLLLNSGAEAVENAVKIARKYTKRQGIISFNRGFHGRTLMTMTMTSKVKPYKYEFGPFAPEVYKAPYPYEYRRPEGLSVEGYEEFMITEFKNFLNTEVAPETIAAVVMEPIQGEGGFIVPGKRFVQEVYQLCKEHGILFVSDEIQAGFARTGRYFGIEHFDVEPDLITVSKSLGAGVPISGVIGRAEIMDESNPGELGGTYCGSPLGCEAALAVLDIIEEEKLNERGEYLGKVVTSRFEKLAEKYDCIGDIRGLGAMSAIELVKDRETKEADKELTQRIVKEANKRGLLLLSAGVFGNVLRILMPIVITDEQLEEGLAIFEAALEASVQQTVEV from the coding sequence ATGAGTCAAACTTTTAGCAAAGTAGCAACAAATTTACCGGGAGAAAATGCAAAGCAGTTATTAGATAGAAGACACCGTGCCATTCCGAAAGGTGTAAGTTATGGCATTCCGACATTTGCTGATACGGCTGAAGGGGCGATCGTTAAAGATGTCGATGGCAATACATTTATTGATTTCGTAGGCGCAATTGGAACAATCAATGTAGGGCACAGTCATCCAAAAGTAAAAGAAGCACTTCACAAGCAAGTAGATCGTTTTATTCACACAGGATTTAATGTAATGATGTATGAGTCATATGTAGAGCTTGCAGAAAGATTAGCAGCAATTGCACCTGGTGAATTTGAAAAGAAAGTATTACTTTTAAATAGCGGAGCAGAAGCTGTAGAAAACGCAGTGAAAATTGCTCGTAAATATACAAAGCGACAAGGAATTATTTCATTTAACCGCGGTTTCCATGGTCGTACATTAATGACAATGACCATGACAAGTAAAGTAAAACCATATAAATATGAATTTGGACCTTTTGCTCCTGAAGTATATAAAGCTCCATATCCTTATGAGTATCGTCGTCCAGAAGGATTATCGGTTGAAGGATACGAAGAGTTTATGATTACAGAATTTAAAAACTTCTTAAATACAGAAGTAGCACCAGAAACGATTGCAGCTGTTGTAATGGAGCCAATTCAAGGCGAAGGTGGTTTCATTGTTCCAGGTAAACGTTTTGTGCAAGAAGTGTATCAACTATGTAAAGAGCACGGAATTTTATTTGTATCAGATGAAATTCAAGCAGGCTTTGCACGTACAGGCCGCTACTTCGGTATTGAACACTTTGATGTTGAACCTGATTTAATTACGGTATCTAAATCACTAGGAGCTGGCGTACCAATCAGCGGTGTGATTGGCCGTGCAGAAATCATGGATGAATCTAATCCTGGTGAGCTTGGCGGAACTTATTGTGGAAGCCCTCTTGGATGTGAAGCAGCTTTAGCTGTACTTGATATCATTGAAGAAGAAAAGCTAAACGAACGCGGTGAGTATCTTGGAAAAGTGGTAACGTCACGATTTGAAAAATTAGCAGAAAAATATGATTGTATCGGTGATATTCGTGGATTAGGAGCTATGTCTGCCATTGAGCTTGTGAAAGACCGTGAAACAAAAGAAGCTGATAAAGAGCTTACACAGCGCATCGTAAAAGAAGCAAACAAGCGTGGATTATTACTGCTTAGCGCAGGAGTATTCGGAAACGTTCTTCGTATCTTAATGCCAATTGTTATTACGGATGAGCAGCTAGAAGAAGGCTTAGCTATTTTTGAAGCAGCCCTAGAAGCAAGCGTACAGCAAACTGTTGAAGTGTAA
- a CDS encoding DUF2621 domain-containing protein — MLEGWFLWVILFWVVFLMSMFAIGGFFMFRKFLKRLPKEDGMSELDWQDHYLSKTVHLWSADQKQLLNVLVEPVPELFRDVAKQKIAGKIGELALEEQAASITEDLIVRGYILATPKRDHKFLLKTLKKQKIDAVPYQHLF; from the coding sequence ATGCTAGAGGGCTGGTTTTTATGGGTTATTTTATTTTGGGTTGTCTTTTTAATGAGCATGTTTGCTATCGGCGGATTTTTTATGTTCAGGAAATTTTTAAAGCGCTTACCAAAAGAAGACGGTATGTCTGAGCTTGATTGGCAAGATCACTACCTTTCCAAAACCGTCCACCTTTGGTCAGCGGATCAAAAGCAGCTATTAAACGTTCTTGTTGAACCAGTACCTGAACTATTTCGCGATGTAGCCAAACAAAAAATTGCAGGGAAAATTGGGGAACTCGCACTTGAGGAACAAGCAGCCTCTATAACAGAAGACTTAATCGTACGTGGATACATCTTAGCTACGCCTAAACGTGATCATAAATTTTTATTAAAAACATTAAAAAAGCAAAAAATAGATGCCGTTCCCTATCAGCATTTATTTTAA
- a CDS encoding CcdC family protein has product MVIASTLVAIFMASFILFIRMKAADKPTNAKKIILPPFFMSTGALMFIFPMFRVTGAELLEALIAGMIFSILLIKTSKFEIRDDHIYLKRSKAFAFIIIGLLIIRIAMKIYLSSSIDVGQLGGMFWILAFGMIVPWRIAMYTSYKKLERKLHNDRLANTTILN; this is encoded by the coding sequence TTGGTTATTGCTTCAACACTTGTCGCAATTTTTATGGCTTCTTTCATATTATTTATTCGAATGAAAGCTGCTGATAAACCAACGAATGCAAAAAAAATTATACTTCCGCCTTTTTTTATGAGTACGGGAGCGTTAATGTTTATCTTTCCAATGTTTCGAGTAACGGGTGCAGAACTGCTTGAGGCGTTAATAGCAGGCATGATTTTCTCAATCCTGTTAATTAAAACGTCTAAATTTGAAATTCGTGACGATCATATTTACTTGAAGCGTTCAAAAGCTTTTGCATTCATTATTATTGGTTTGCTTATTATTCGAATTGCAATGAAAATATATTTAAGTTCTTCAATTGATGTTGGCCAGCTTGGCGGTATGTTCTGGATTTTAGCATTTGGTATGATTGTACCTTGGCGTATTGCAATGTACACATCGTACAAAAAGCTTGAACGAAAGCTGCATAATGATCGTCTTGCTAATACAACTATATTAAACTAA